One Fontisphaera persica DNA window includes the following coding sequences:
- the speA gene encoding biosynthetic arginine decarboxylase, with product MSENQTGQDGWSLEEARQLFHIHRWGANYFDINEAGHVVAKPLQDNGAVVDLTDIIEEARGRGLKFPLLVRFQDILRHRVEALNAAFRASIAEYNYQGSYRGVFPIKVNQLREVVEEILDAGRPFQFGLEVGSKPELFAGLAIQNQPGSLIICNGYKDAAFIRMAMLGIKLGKTVITVVEKIEELRQIIQISRQFGVEPLIGIRVRLSAKGAGKWADSAGENAKFGLSTTELMEAVQILKNEQLAHCFKLIHFHIGSQVPDILTVKKAVQEAARFYAKLHKMGFNIQYLDVGGGLGVDYDGSRSAYDSSTNYTLQEYTNDVVYYIADVCHNEGVPHPDIISESGRALVAHHSVLILEVFGAIAKVTPQAIFKFGDHEHPLVNELLDIRKNLHKLNKLEAFHDALERKEDAHQMFMLGLLELVDKAKIESLFWEIGQAVVQCYKGGGYVPEEIRKLEDSLGDQYLCNFSVFQSLLDHWALGQLFPIMPLNRLNERPTREATLVDITCDSDGQINKFIDLNDVRDTLPLHQLNTNGNGTPEPYYLGIFLMGAYQDIMGDLHNLFGRVNEVHVFLDPDEPAGYYVEEIIEGTTIGQALMSVQYDENELKRQMKAQIDEAIRSDRMKPSEGMRLLDDYERGLKEYTYLSFHP from the coding sequence ATGAGCGAGAATCAAACCGGGCAGGACGGCTGGAGCCTGGAGGAGGCCCGCCAGCTTTTTCACATCCACCGCTGGGGGGCCAATTACTTCGACATCAACGAAGCCGGCCATGTGGTGGCCAAGCCGCTGCAGGACAACGGCGCGGTGGTGGACCTCACGGACATCATCGAGGAGGCGCGGGGACGCGGCCTGAAGTTTCCACTGCTGGTGCGGTTTCAGGACATTCTCCGCCATCGCGTGGAGGCGCTGAACGCGGCGTTTCGGGCCTCGATTGCGGAATACAATTACCAGGGCAGCTATCGCGGCGTCTTTCCCATCAAAGTCAACCAGTTGCGCGAGGTGGTGGAGGAAATCCTCGATGCGGGCCGCCCCTTTCAATTTGGGCTGGAGGTGGGCAGCAAGCCGGAGTTGTTTGCCGGCCTGGCCATTCAGAACCAACCCGGCTCCTTGATTATCTGCAACGGCTACAAGGACGCTGCCTTCATCCGCATGGCCATGCTCGGCATCAAACTGGGCAAAACCGTCATCACCGTGGTCGAGAAAATTGAGGAGCTGCGCCAGATCATCCAGATTTCCCGCCAGTTTGGCGTCGAGCCGCTCATTGGCATCCGCGTGCGCCTCTCCGCCAAGGGGGCCGGCAAATGGGCCGACAGCGCCGGTGAGAATGCCAAGTTTGGCCTGAGCACCACCGAGCTGATGGAGGCGGTGCAAATCTTGAAGAACGAGCAACTGGCGCATTGCTTCAAGCTGATTCATTTCCACATCGGCTCACAGGTGCCGGATATTCTCACCGTCAAAAAGGCCGTGCAGGAGGCCGCCCGTTTTTACGCCAAACTGCATAAAATGGGCTTCAACATCCAATACCTGGATGTCGGCGGCGGGCTGGGGGTGGACTACGACGGCAGCCGCTCGGCCTACGACAGCTCCACCAATTACACGCTCCAGGAATACACCAATGACGTCGTCTATTACATTGCCGACGTCTGTCACAACGAGGGCGTGCCGCACCCGGACATCATCAGCGAGAGCGGCCGCGCGCTGGTGGCGCATCACAGCGTGCTGATTCTCGAGGTCTTCGGGGCCATCGCCAAGGTCACCCCGCAGGCCATTTTCAAATTTGGCGACCACGAGCATCCGCTGGTGAACGAGCTGCTGGACATCCGCAAAAACCTCCACAAACTCAACAAACTCGAGGCCTTCCACGACGCCCTGGAGCGGAAAGAGGACGCCCACCAGATGTTCATGCTCGGCCTGCTGGAGCTGGTGGACAAGGCCAAGATTGAAAGCCTTTTCTGGGAAATCGGCCAGGCGGTCGTGCAATGCTACAAAGGCGGCGGCTATGTGCCGGAGGAAATCCGCAAACTGGAAGACAGCCTGGGGGACCAATATCTTTGCAATTTCTCCGTCTTCCAATCCCTCCTGGACCACTGGGCCTTGGGGCAGCTTTTCCCCATCATGCCGCTCAACCGGCTCAATGAACGGCCCACGCGCGAAGCGACGCTGGTGGACATCACCTGCGATTCCGATGGCCAGATTAACAAGTTCATTGATTTGAACGACGTGCGCGACACCCTGCCCCTGCACCAGCTCAACACCAACGGCAATGGCACGCCGGAGCCTTACTACCTGGGCATTTTCCTTATGGGGGCGTATCAGGACATCATGGGGGATTTGCATAATCTCTTTGGCCGCGTCAACGAGGTCCATGTCTTCCTCGACCCCGATGAACCGGCCGGGTACTATGTCGAGGAAATCATCGAAGGCACCACCATTGGCCAGGCGCTGATGTCAGTGCAGTACGACGAGAACGAACTAAAACGCCAGATGAAGGCGCAAATTGACGAAGCCATCCGCTCGGACCGCATGAAACCTTCCGAGGGGATGCGGCTGCTGGACGATTACGAGCGCGGCCTGAAGGAATACACGTACCTTTCCTTCCATCCTTGA
- a CDS encoding response regulator, whose translation MKRVLLADDDAQLVSLCQRKFEADGFAVEVRTDAGRAVEALKVTPYDLVVLELAMPQGAGLTLLITLRTQGVKKDTPVLIYTRSEEDYLRQAAQAAGVSRILSKHSCSPAELLAQARDLLGLPPSVETSPEGATKGREEFVRHARLALTVLRNRLQTITRQTADPGALGAELAAATESAHALVSGAAAAGFLVLAQLTGLLEALLRELRDAPRKVNPSNLRSLAVALDVLGGMLKPEGGWLLNFQQTPLALIVDDDVISRRTMRAALHKAGLRSVAIQDAESALQILEDNEFDLILSDVMMPGMDGFAFCEKLRQLPKGKQVPVVFITSLSGFEARMRLALAGGTDLVGKPFSMPELGLRALCCVVKAQTAGAPVQPGPAPAAVPA comes from the coding sequence ATGAAGCGCGTCCTCCTGGCCGATGACGACGCCCAGCTTGTTTCCCTGTGCCAACGCAAATTCGAGGCGGATGGATTTGCGGTGGAAGTGCGAACCGATGCCGGGCGGGCGGTGGAAGCACTCAAGGTCACCCCGTATGACCTCGTGGTGCTCGAGCTGGCCATGCCGCAAGGGGCCGGGTTGACGCTCCTGATTACCCTGCGCACGCAAGGCGTCAAAAAAGACACGCCGGTCCTCATTTACACCCGCTCCGAGGAGGATTATCTCCGCCAGGCCGCGCAGGCGGCGGGGGTGAGCCGCATCTTATCCAAACATTCCTGCAGCCCCGCGGAGTTGCTGGCGCAGGCCCGCGACCTGCTGGGGCTGCCGCCCTCCGTGGAGACCAGCCCCGAGGGCGCGACCAAGGGGCGGGAAGAGTTTGTCCGCCACGCGCGGCTGGCGCTCACAGTGCTGCGCAACCGTTTGCAAACCATCACCCGGCAGACGGCGGACCCCGGGGCCTTGGGCGCGGAGCTGGCCGCCGCCACGGAAAGCGCCCATGCGCTGGTCAGCGGCGCCGCGGCGGCGGGATTTCTGGTGCTGGCCCAGTTGACGGGCCTGCTGGAAGCTTTGCTGCGTGAGTTGCGCGATGCGCCGCGCAAAGTCAATCCCTCCAATCTGCGGTCTCTGGCCGTGGCACTGGATGTGCTTGGGGGGATGCTCAAACCCGAGGGCGGCTGGCTGCTGAATTTCCAACAAACACCCCTGGCGCTCATTGTGGATGACGATGTCATCAGCCGCCGGACGATGCGCGCGGCCCTCCACAAGGCGGGCCTCCGCTCCGTTGCCATTCAGGACGCCGAGAGCGCCTTGCAAATTCTGGAAGACAACGAATTTGATTTAATCCTCTCCGACGTCATGATGCCGGGCATGGATGGGTTTGCCTTCTGCGAAAAATTGCGGCAATTGCCCAAGGGCAAGCAGGTGCCGGTGGTCTTTATCACCAGCCTGTCCGGCTTTGAGGCGCGCATGCGACTGGCACTGGCGGGGGGCACGGATTTGGTGGGCAAACCGTTCTCCATGCCGGAGCTGGGGTTGCGGGCCTTGTGTTGCGTGGTGAAAGCCCAGACCGCAGGCGCGCCGGTCCAGCCGGGGCCGGCGCCCGCCGCGGTGCCCGCCTAA
- a CDS encoding PAS domain-containing hybrid sensor histidine kinase/response regulator, with the protein MSANKTAQNGSGHEGKKAVPAPAGGSGKEAGAASGQVWRYALRRALWMTLALALAGMLVVGAWLGRQGEKGELEAVIEHAQFAGSMINEEMLGHSPSAPPGDVRLGYLTDWLGRVSQSLKGRPPLRLWVPAGQGWKEYTQDSTPQMSSPELRAGVQTVMHSGAPLLLRCPACQARGLALNVLVPVIKQDQGRPRAVLEIMVPEAYLEAVRLQHRLLGGTVGLVTGLVVGLFLLGFLYRRKVTQDVRRLNAVLAEELEGHQRADASVRKLSRALENNPIAVIITDAKGCIEYVNPKFEELTGYTAAEVVGQNPRILKSGLMPPELYKELWDSLLSRGSWVGEMLNRRKDGSLYWEMAHISSLKNAAGQVTNFVAAMEDITERKRAQEELQAAKIAAEEAARAKSEFLANMSHEIRTPMNGVIGLTSLLEHTSLTPEQRDLVGSIRSSGEALLALLNDILDYSKIEAGRLELHPEDFNLADCVREALQALAPRAAQKELNLAAILEPAAPSRVRGDALRLRQILLNLVGNALKFTTHGEVVVKVSVGDPEAGSQPPAGAGVVLHFAVRDTGPGIPPEHMARLFQKFSQGDASVTRRHGGTGLGLAISKRLVEMMGGRIWVESQINEGSTFHFTVRFEPALTHAPVEELPAWQGRTLLLLSGNYTNRLMVEGAVQRLGMKIQKAATVDRMWQMLQSSTLPDLILIEPWASPDLLRELVLELAGALPRTRLAVLTYRETDIKHIQPMNLPLAGVVYKPLLSTDLPRQLAALWEGESRPVIAPATPALDATMAQRLPLKILLVDDNPINLKVGAGALEKLGYQPDLAADGLEALEALERQPYDLVLLDVQMPRLDGLEVARRTRQKLPPDRQPVIIALTAGAMQGDRERCLAAGMDDYLSKPFRAQQLQQLIEKWAAHLSGAHPTDSASPAPPAPSPATPSAAPTTAAAASSPAKAAAPASAAGQEEPVDFARLAEVSNEDADMMAEMGQLFLEQAEELLAGIKEGMEQKDSARIKVHAHKLRGSCGACGMTALIEPLAQLEREALAGHWEAAAGAWQVVQAAHDRVKACLQQRFKYNLVPA; encoded by the coding sequence ATGTCAGCTAATAAAACAGCGCAGAATGGCAGCGGGCACGAGGGCAAAAAAGCTGTGCCGGCTCCTGCGGGTGGCTCTGGCAAAGAGGCCGGTGCGGCTTCCGGGCAGGTATGGCGCTATGCCCTGCGCCGAGCTTTGTGGATGACCCTGGCCCTGGCCCTGGCAGGCATGCTGGTGGTGGGTGCGTGGCTGGGGCGGCAAGGGGAAAAAGGGGAGCTGGAAGCCGTCATCGAGCACGCCCAGTTTGCGGGCAGCATGATTAACGAAGAAATGCTGGGCCACAGTCCCAGCGCGCCGCCCGGGGATGTGCGCCTGGGATATCTCACCGATTGGCTGGGGCGGGTCAGTCAGAGCCTGAAGGGCCGTCCGCCGCTGCGTTTATGGGTTCCCGCCGGGCAGGGGTGGAAAGAATATACCCAGGACTCCACCCCGCAGATGTCCTCGCCGGAACTCAGGGCGGGGGTGCAAACGGTCATGCACTCTGGCGCACCGCTTTTGCTGCGGTGCCCCGCCTGCCAGGCCAGAGGATTGGCGCTGAATGTGCTGGTGCCGGTCATCAAACAAGACCAGGGCCGGCCGCGGGCGGTCCTGGAAATCATGGTGCCGGAAGCGTACCTGGAGGCCGTACGCTTGCAGCATCGCCTGTTGGGGGGCACGGTGGGGCTGGTGACGGGCCTGGTGGTGGGGCTGTTCCTGTTGGGCTTTCTTTACCGGCGCAAGGTGACACAAGATGTGCGCCGGCTGAATGCCGTCCTGGCGGAGGAATTGGAGGGGCATCAGCGCGCCGACGCCAGCGTGCGCAAGCTTTCCCGGGCGCTGGAAAACAACCCCATTGCTGTGATTATCACCGACGCCAAGGGATGCATTGAGTACGTGAATCCCAAGTTTGAGGAATTGACCGGCTACACCGCGGCGGAGGTGGTGGGGCAGAACCCCCGCATCCTTAAATCCGGCCTCATGCCTCCCGAGTTGTACAAGGAGCTGTGGGATTCTCTGCTGAGCCGAGGCTCCTGGGTGGGGGAGATGCTCAACCGCCGCAAAGACGGGTCGCTTTATTGGGAAATGGCCCACATATCCTCCCTGAAAAACGCCGCCGGACAGGTGACCAATTTCGTCGCCGCGATGGAGGACATCACCGAGCGCAAGCGGGCCCAGGAGGAGTTGCAGGCCGCGAAGATTGCGGCCGAAGAGGCCGCCCGCGCCAAGTCGGAATTCCTGGCCAACATGAGCCATGAAATCCGCACGCCCATGAATGGCGTTATTGGCCTGACCAGCCTGCTGGAACACACCTCGCTGACCCCGGAACAGCGGGATTTGGTGGGCAGCATTCGCTCCAGCGGCGAGGCGCTGCTGGCGCTGCTCAACGACATTTTGGATTACTCCAAGATTGAAGCCGGACGCCTGGAACTGCATCCGGAGGACTTCAACCTTGCCGATTGCGTGCGGGAGGCCCTGCAGGCGCTGGCGCCCCGGGCGGCGCAGAAAGAGCTGAACCTGGCGGCCATCCTGGAGCCGGCAGCGCCGTCGCGCGTGCGCGGGGACGCCTTGCGCTTGCGTCAAATTCTGCTCAACCTGGTGGGCAATGCCCTCAAGTTCACCACCCACGGCGAGGTGGTGGTCAAAGTTAGCGTGGGGGACCCGGAGGCGGGAAGTCAGCCCCCGGCGGGGGCTGGCGTGGTGCTGCATTTTGCCGTGCGCGACACCGGGCCGGGCATACCGCCGGAGCACATGGCGCGGCTCTTCCAAAAATTCAGCCAGGGGGATGCCTCGGTCACGCGCCGGCATGGCGGCACGGGGTTGGGGCTGGCAATCAGCAAGCGGCTGGTGGAAATGATGGGGGGGCGCATCTGGGTGGAAAGCCAGATTAACGAAGGCTCCACCTTCCATTTCACAGTGCGGTTTGAACCAGCCCTGACCCATGCGCCGGTGGAGGAACTTCCCGCCTGGCAGGGACGCACCCTGCTGCTCTTGTCGGGCAACTACACCAACCGGTTGATGGTGGAAGGAGCGGTGCAGCGGTTGGGCATGAAGATTCAAAAAGCCGCCACCGTGGATCGCATGTGGCAGATGCTCCAAAGCTCAACGCTGCCTGACTTGATATTGATTGAACCCTGGGCCTCGCCGGACCTGCTGCGCGAACTGGTGCTCGAACTGGCCGGCGCCTTGCCGCGCACGCGGCTGGCCGTGCTCACCTATCGGGAGACGGACATCAAACACATTCAACCGATGAATCTTCCCCTGGCGGGCGTGGTGTACAAACCGCTGTTAAGCACGGATTTGCCGCGCCAGTTGGCCGCGTTGTGGGAGGGCGAGTCGCGGCCGGTCATCGCCCCCGCCACTCCGGCGCTGGATGCCACCATGGCGCAGCGCCTGCCCTTGAAAATCCTCCTGGTGGATGACAACCCCATCAACTTGAAAGTGGGCGCGGGCGCCCTGGAAAAACTGGGTTACCAGCCCGACCTCGCCGCCGATGGCCTTGAGGCGCTCGAGGCGCTGGAGCGCCAGCCCTATGACCTGGTGTTGCTGGATGTGCAAATGCCCCGCTTGGACGGCCTGGAAGTGGCGCGGCGCACACGCCAGAAATTGCCGCCGGACCGCCAGCCGGTAATCATCGCCCTCACCGCTGGCGCGATGCAGGGCGACCGCGAGCGATGCCTGGCTGCCGGCATGGATGATTACTTGAGCAAACCGTTCCGGGCCCAGCAATTGCAGCAGCTTATCGAGAAATGGGCCGCCCATCTGTCCGGTGCCCACCCAACCGATTCCGCCTCTCCTGCCCCCCCAGCTCCGTCGCCCGCAACGCCTTCTGCGGCGCCCACTACAGCAGCGGCGGCATCCTCGCCCGCCAAAGCCGCCGCTCCGGCGAGCGCCGCGGGGCAGGAGGAGCCGGTGGACTTTGCCCGGCTGGCGGAAGTGAGCAATGAGGATGCCGACATGATGGCCGAGATGGGCCAATTATTCCTCGAACAGGCCGAGGAGCTGCTGGCCGGCATCAAGGAGGGAATGGAGCAAAAGGACAGTGCGCGCATCAAGGTCCATGCGCACAAGTTGCGGGGGTCTTGCGGCGCATGTGGCATGACGGCTTTGATTGAGCCGCTGGCCCAACTGGAGCGGGAGGCCCTGGCCGGCCATTGGGAGGCGGCCGCTGGCGCCTGGCAGGTGGTGCAGGCGGCGCATGACCGCGTGAAAGCTTGCCTGCAACAGCGGTTCAAATACAATCTGGTGCCGGCATGA
- a CDS encoding YqgE/AlgH family protein: MPKSFKSLKGQLLLDGGKLGGSFFHRTVVLVCQHDEEGAFGLVLNRPTQTKIGEALVADLPEVLKEQTLYLGGPVQTNALSYLHSDIFLPNASVMPNLELGHSLDSLIELAQSSSPTQKVKVFAGYAGWSPGQLDDEMRRKAWLTHPATLDLIFTPEPENLWKTILRAKGPEYRLLSETPEDLSWN; the protein is encoded by the coding sequence ATGCCCAAGTCTTTCAAATCACTGAAGGGGCAGTTGCTGCTGGATGGCGGCAAGTTGGGGGGGTCTTTTTTTCATCGGACGGTGGTGCTGGTGTGCCAGCACGATGAGGAAGGCGCTTTTGGGCTGGTGTTGAATCGGCCCACGCAAACCAAGATTGGTGAGGCGCTGGTGGCCGATTTGCCCGAAGTGCTCAAGGAGCAAACGTTGTACCTGGGCGGGCCGGTGCAAACCAATGCCCTGAGCTATCTGCACTCGGACATTTTCCTGCCCAACGCCAGCGTGATGCCCAATTTGGAATTGGGGCACTCGCTGGACAGCTTGATTGAGCTGGCGCAGTCCAGCTCCCCCACCCAAAAGGTCAAGGTGTTTGCCGGTTATGCGGGATGGAGTCCCGGCCAGTTGGACGATGAAATGCGCCGCAAGGCGTGGCTGACCCATCCGGCCACGCTGGACCTGATTTTCACGCCGGAGCCCGAGAATTTGTGGAAGACCATTTTGCGCGCCAAAGGGCCGGAATACCGGTTGTTGTCGGAGACGCCGGAGGACCTTTCCTGGAATTAG
- a CDS encoding hemolysin family protein: MTLVILEILVIAVLLLLNGLLAMTELAVVSARKVRLQGLAERGDARARAALELAASPNRFLPTVQVGITLVGVMAGAFGGATLAEHLAEGIRKISFLAPYAQSLGLGLVVVTLTYFSLVLGELLPKRIALTQPERIACLMARPMQALARLARPAVDVLGGSSDGLMRLLGIRETPHAPVTEEEVRVLMEEGRRAGIFHHAEPQIVARVMHLDRLRLSDLMTPRTRIFWLNLQDTPEQIWHKVVVSGHSVFPVYERSRDQVAGIVTVKDLYAQIGAGVPLRLKDLLTLPLYAPFSQRATTLLETFRKTGQHMALVTDEYGGIAGLVTLHDLMEAVLGDFPSAQERSKPRAVRRTDGSWLVDGMLNVVDLQPCLPGLLGEEAPDRDCRTVGGWVMKRLGRVPAEGDTFVAGDYRVEVLDMDGHRVDKLLFTPVAAPPEKS; the protein is encoded by the coding sequence ATGACTCTGGTAATTTTGGAAATCCTGGTCATTGCTGTTCTCCTGCTGCTCAACGGGCTCCTGGCCATGACCGAACTGGCCGTGGTTTCTGCCCGCAAAGTGCGTCTGCAAGGGCTGGCCGAGCGGGGCGATGCCCGGGCCCGTGCCGCCCTGGAACTGGCCGCTTCGCCCAACCGCTTTTTGCCCACAGTGCAGGTGGGCATCACCCTGGTGGGCGTCATGGCCGGGGCTTTTGGGGGCGCCACGCTGGCGGAGCATCTGGCCGAAGGCATCCGTAAAATCAGCTTCCTGGCGCCCTACGCGCAGAGCCTGGGGCTGGGGTTGGTGGTGGTGACCCTCACCTATTTCTCGCTGGTCCTGGGCGAATTGCTGCCCAAACGCATTGCCCTCACCCAACCTGAGCGCATTGCCTGTCTCATGGCCAGACCCATGCAGGCCCTGGCCCGCCTTGCGCGGCCGGCCGTGGATGTGCTGGGCGGTTCCTCGGACGGGTTGATGCGCCTGCTGGGCATTCGTGAAACACCGCATGCGCCCGTCACCGAGGAAGAAGTCCGCGTGCTTATGGAGGAAGGGCGGCGCGCTGGTATTTTCCATCACGCCGAGCCACAAATCGTGGCGCGGGTGATGCACCTGGACCGGCTGCGCCTGAGCGATTTGATGACCCCGCGCACCCGGATTTTCTGGCTGAATCTGCAGGACACCCCGGAACAAATCTGGCACAAGGTGGTGGTCAGCGGACACTCGGTCTTTCCGGTGTACGAGCGCAGCCGCGACCAGGTGGCGGGCATCGTTACGGTGAAAGATTTATACGCTCAAATTGGCGCCGGCGTGCCCCTGCGCTTGAAAGATTTGCTGACGCTTCCCTTGTATGCCCCCTTCTCTCAGCGGGCCACCACGTTGCTGGAAACCTTCCGCAAGACCGGCCAGCACATGGCCCTGGTCACTGATGAATATGGCGGCATTGCCGGGCTGGTCACCCTCCATGACCTGATGGAAGCGGTGTTGGGGGATTTCCCGTCCGCGCAGGAGCGGAGCAAGCCTCGCGCCGTACGCCGCACAGACGGCTCCTGGTTGGTGGACGGCATGTTAAATGTGGTGGACTTGCAGCCCTGCCTGCCCGGCCTTCTTGGGGAGGAGGCCCCTGACCGTGATTGCCGGACGGTGGGCGGATGGGTGATGAAACGCCTGGGGCGGGTGCCGGCGGAGGGGGACACTTTCGTGGCGGGCGATTACCGCGTGGAGGTCCTCGACATGGACGGCCATCGCGTGGACAAGCTCCTTTTCACTCCTGTGGCCGCGCCGCCGGAAAAAAGCTAA
- a CDS encoding M48 family metallopeptidase encodes MTDFFTRQEQARRRSGLLLVYFTAAVVGTVLLVYLVLAMLFTQAGSGRGQGWWHPRLFLGSTVFTVVVIGAGSLFRIMELSSGGGAVARSLGGRLISPQTRDPAERRLMNVVQEMSLASGVPVPEVYLLDEEDGINAFAAGFSPNDAAIGVTRGCLEWLNRDELQGVIAHEFSHILNGDMRLNVRLIGLVAGVMGLATIGSVLMRVRGRGKGSGQVVLLGLALLAIGWLGALFGRLIQAAISRQREYLADAAAVQFTRLPDGLAGALKKIGGLAQGSRVESPRAGEAAHLFFSNAVSAGLTSLLSTHPPLVKRIQAIDPSFDGVFPPPRKEGRLDTPPPPAPTKARPARRGALPPVVPIPAPQVLSLAGTTSREHLAHASKVVEELPDEIGTAVVEPFGAAALVLALLLDEKPEVQQRQLAALARHAGRPMAEEARRLWEVLQTLPASHKLPLVDLASPALRELSPEQYQNFVRSLQELIQADQQVDLFEFALQKVVRRHLEPHFGPPPRRVVQYYSHKGLAAEIGLLLSALAHVGQREEKAIHQAFQNGIAPLVENGVYIPFFQWKECHPEALDRALDACLAAAPGVRQRLLTAMVATVAADGVVQPAEAELLRAFADALECPLPPFLGGRS; translated from the coding sequence ATGACCGACTTCTTCACACGGCAGGAACAGGCCCGCCGCCGCAGCGGGCTATTGCTGGTGTATTTCACGGCAGCAGTGGTGGGGACGGTGTTGCTGGTGTATCTGGTGCTGGCCATGCTCTTCACTCAGGCTGGCTCCGGGCGCGGCCAGGGTTGGTGGCATCCCCGGCTGTTCCTTGGCTCGACCGTTTTCACGGTGGTGGTCATCGGGGCGGGCAGCCTGTTTCGCATCATGGAGCTGTCCAGCGGCGGGGGCGCGGTGGCGCGCTCGCTGGGGGGACGGCTGATTTCACCCCAGACCCGGGACCCGGCGGAGCGCCGGCTGATGAATGTGGTGCAGGAAATGTCACTGGCTTCCGGGGTACCGGTGCCCGAGGTATATCTCCTGGACGAGGAAGACGGCATCAACGCTTTTGCCGCGGGCTTCTCCCCGAATGACGCCGCCATTGGCGTGACCCGCGGCTGTCTGGAATGGTTGAACCGTGACGAGCTGCAGGGAGTCATCGCCCATGAATTCAGCCATATTCTCAATGGCGACATGCGCCTGAATGTGCGTTTGATTGGCCTCGTGGCGGGCGTCATGGGGCTGGCCACCATCGGCTCGGTGCTCATGCGCGTGCGGGGGCGTGGCAAAGGGTCGGGACAAGTGGTGTTGCTGGGCCTGGCCCTGCTGGCCATCGGCTGGCTGGGCGCACTTTTCGGGCGTCTGATCCAAGCCGCCATTTCCCGGCAGCGCGAGTACCTGGCCGATGCCGCCGCCGTGCAGTTCACCCGTCTGCCGGACGGCCTGGCGGGTGCCCTCAAAAAAATCGGCGGGCTGGCGCAAGGCTCGCGAGTGGAGTCCCCGCGTGCGGGCGAGGCAGCCCATCTCTTTTTCTCCAATGCCGTCAGCGCGGGGTTGACCTCCCTGCTTTCCACGCATCCCCCTCTGGTGAAACGCATTCAGGCCATTGATCCTTCCTTTGACGGCGTGTTTCCCCCGCCCCGCAAGGAGGGACGGCTGGATACCCCCCCGCCGCCCGCGCCTACCAAAGCCCGGCCCGCGCGCCGGGGCGCCCTGCCGCCAGTTGTGCCCATTCCCGCCCCGCAAGTGCTTTCGCTGGCCGGAACCACCTCGCGGGAGCACCTTGCGCACGCCTCCAAGGTGGTGGAAGAATTGCCGGACGAAATCGGGACGGCCGTCGTGGAACCCTTCGGCGCGGCGGCCTTGGTTTTGGCGCTGTTATTGGATGAAAAGCCGGAGGTCCAACAGCGCCAGCTTGCCGCCCTGGCCCGCCACGCCGGCCGCCCGATGGCGGAAGAAGCGCGGCGTTTGTGGGAAGTTCTGCAAACCCTGCCCGCCAGTCACAAGCTGCCGCTGGTAGATTTGGCCAGCCCGGCCCTGCGCGAACTTTCCCCGGAGCAATACCAGAACTTTGTGCGCAGTTTGCAGGAGCTGATTCAGGCCGATCAGCAGGTGGACTTGTTTGAGTTTGCCCTCCAAAAGGTGGTGCGCCGGCATCTCGAACCGCATTTTGGCCCGCCGCCGCGCCGCGTGGTGCAGTATTACTCGCACAAGGGCCTGGCGGCGGAAATTGGCCTGTTGCTTTCCGCCCTTGCCCATGTGGGCCAGCGTGAGGAGAAAGCCATTCACCAGGCTTTCCAAAATGGCATCGCTCCGCTGGTGGAAAATGGCGTGTACATCCCCTTCTTTCAGTGGAAAGAATGCCATCCCGAAGCTCTGGACCGCGCCCTGGATGCCTGTCTGGCCGCCGCCCCCGGCGTGCGCCAGCGCCTGCTGACGGCCATGGTGGCCACTGTGGCGGCCGATGGCGTGGTACAACCTGCCGAGGCCGAACTCCTGCGCGCTTTTGCCGATGCCCTGGAATGTCCGCTGCCGCCTTTCCTCGGCGGCCGGAGTTGA
- a CDS encoding alpha/beta hydrolase — protein MAQTNAPLPLWPKGAPGALGQEPKDIPTLTPYLAPADKATGAAVVVCPGGGYGGLAPHEGHDYALFLNQQGVHAFVLKYRLGTAGYRHPAMLQDVQRALRLVRARASEWGVDKQRVGVMGSSAGGHLASTALTHFDRGNPNATDPVERESCRPDLGILCYPVISMGPLTHAGSKLNLLGPNPDPELVKLLSSELQVTADTPPCFIWHTADDAVVKVENALEFASALSRHKVPFALHIYPKGRHGLGLADKPPFAQPHPWALELVRWLKEQQFVKP, from the coding sequence ATGGCCCAAACCAATGCGCCCTTGCCTCTCTGGCCCAAGGGAGCGCCGGGCGCGCTGGGCCAGGAACCCAAGGACATCCCCACCCTGACGCCCTATCTGGCTCCAGCCGATAAAGCCACCGGCGCCGCCGTGGTGGTGTGTCCCGGGGGCGGTTATGGCGGTCTGGCTCCCCATGAAGGCCACGATTACGCGCTGTTTTTGAATCAGCAGGGCGTGCATGCCTTCGTGCTCAAGTACCGCCTGGGCACTGCCGGGTACCGGCATCCGGCCATGTTGCAGGACGTGCAGCGCGCCCTGCGCCTGGTGCGCGCCCGCGCGTCCGAATGGGGCGTGGACAAGCAGCGCGTGGGGGTGATGGGCAGCAGCGCGGGCGGGCATCTGGCCTCCACGGCGCTCACGCATTTCGACCGCGGCAACCCGAATGCCACCGACCCGGTGGAGCGTGAGAGTTGCCGGCCAGATTTGGGCATTTTGTGCTATCCGGTCATCAGCATGGGGCCGTTGACACACGCCGGGTCGAAACTGAATCTGCTCGGTCCCAATCCCGACCCAGAACTGGTGAAGCTCTTGTCCAGCGAATTGCAGGTCACGGCGGACACCCCGCCCTGTTTCATCTGGCACACGGCCGATGACGCCGTCGTCAAAGTGGAGAATGCGCTGGAGTTTGCCTCGGCCCTGAGCCGGCACAAAGTGCCCTTCGCGCTGCATATTTATCCCAAAGGCCGGCATGGGCTGGGACTGGCCGACAAACCGCCCTTTGCCCAGCCCCACCCGTGGGCGCTGGAGCTGGTGCGGTGGTTGAAAGAGCAGCAGTTCGTGAAGCCATGA